One Vespula pensylvanica isolate Volc-1 chromosome 1, ASM1446617v1, whole genome shotgun sequence genomic region harbors:
- the LOC122629902 gene encoding ralA-binding protein 1 — MDFESPDVEKEFPGLYASESAKKSNESDFSDEGGHEKHSKKELLGGKRKEKKDRKDRGYATLEGESSPDEDQETKSPSKSKKTKAFKFPSKKEKREKSREKEAKEKDVEKEKDKKKKDKDDKDAEKDKRKDKDKDKSKQKLKDRKKGKHAGEEGLDIGEEQPIFGVTLSLAVERSRCHDGIELPLVVRDCIDYVEEHGMNIECLYKIPGVKSKIQNLKKLYNQRETVNIAEFEPTVATSLLVLFLRELPEPVLENSETISRFEQAASTKEIAQRESQLLQLTHQLPKCNRTLLAWVTLHLDHVAAREKTTKMNAQTISMTLSPVLQMSHRLLSALLFHCKALFPDVQLKKYIPPLSSGSTNLPETVESIAAELAKQESLLSQIHMQMNAGFVTKSKEEELWEVQRMITQLKRKYKTVQKLEGTAQKSLDEEVKSSDENSIDPNLQKSKVIEKETGYLKVEGPKSSNSIVKKNNLQHNVEEIKDKCPTCTGSNTSIIQNERKINSQELDVVDSAESSTMIQNKEQESKGDNTESEAEDAIAKLRESLIYEELLDMQALLKSRITQEKSEIKRLKEMLLMITEREPDKKPKPKERVHSPNEAEITAMIQLAKENQLLEKKMTTLIRSIIEEKDACVELRVQIAIHQLMAKT, encoded by the exons ATGGACTTCGAAAGTCCTGatgttgaaaaagaatttccagGATTGTACGCCTCGGAATCAGCCAAGAAAAGTAACGAGAGTGATT TTAGCGACGAAGGTGGTCACGAGAAACATTCGAAAAAGGAGCTCCTCGGTGGTAaacgcaaagagaaaaaagatcgtaagGACAGGGGCTATGCCACATTAGAAGGTGAAAGTTCACCAGACGAGGATCAGGAAACAAA AAGTCcttcaaaatcaaaaaaaaccAAAGCTTTTAAATTTccttcaaagaaagaaaaacgtgaaaaatccagagagaaggaggcaaaggaaaaagatgttgaaaaggagaaagataaaaaaaagaaagacaaagacgaTAAAGATGCAGAGAAGGATAAACGtaaagacaaagataaagacaAATCTAAGCAAAAgttaaaagatagaaagaaaggaaaacatgCTGGCGAAGAAGGTTTAGATATTGGCG AGGAGCAACCGATTTTTGGAGTCACTTTAAGTCTTGCAGTTGAAAGAAGCCGATGTCATGATGGAATAGAATTACCATTAGTTGTACGCGATTGCATTGACTATGTTGAAGAACATGGTATGAATATAGAATGCCTGTATAAAATCCCTGGAGTGAAatctaaaatacaaaatttaaaaaaactttATAATCAGCGAGAGACTGTAAATATAGCAGAGTTTGAACCTACGGTAGCTACAAGCTTATTGGTACTTTTTCTTAG AGAATTGCCAGAACCTGTTTTAGAGAATAGTGAGACAATATCAAGATTTGAACAAGCTGCATCAACAAAAGAAATTGCTCAACGGGAGTCGCAACTGCTACAGTTAACACATCAATTACCAAAATGCAATAGAACTCTTCTTGCATGGGTCACTCTACATTTAGATCATGTTGCAGCCCGT GAAAAAACTACTAAAATGAATGCCCAGACAATATCCATGACATTAAGTCCGGTTTTACAAATGAGTCACAGGTTACTATCTGCCTTACTTTTTCACTGCAAAGCGCTTTTTCCTGATgtacaattaaaaaagtacATTCCACCACTTTCGTCTGGTAGTACGAATTTACCAGAAACTGTAGAAAGTATAGCTGCTGAGTTAGCCAAGCAGGAATCATTGTTGTCACAAATTCATATGCAAATGAATGCAGGTTTTGTCACaaaatcaaaagaagaagaattatggGAAGTACAACGTATGATAACGCAATTAAAG AGAAAGTATAAAACAGTTCAGAAACTTGAAGGCACAGCACAAAAAAGTTTGGATGAAGAAGTAAAATCAAGTGATGAGAATTCCATAGATccaaatttacaaaaatcaaaagttattgaaaaagaaactggATATTTAAAAGTGGAGGGACCGAAATCATCTAActcgattgtaaaaaaaaataatctgcAGCACAATGTAGAAGAAATTAAGGATAAGTGTCCAACTTGTACAGGATCGAATACGAGTATTATacaaaatgaacgaaaaataaattcgcaAGAATTAGACGTGGTAGATTCTGCCGAATCATCTACTATGAttcaaaataaagaacaagaaTCTAAAGGAGATAACACtg AATCTGAAGCAGAGGATGCTATAGCTAAATTAAGAGAAAGTTTAATTTATGAAGAGTTATTAGATATGCAAGCATTATTAAAATCTCGTATTACTCAAGAAAAAAGTGAGATTAAACGACTCAAAGAAATGCTTCTTATGATAACAGAACGAGAGCCAGATAAAAAACCAAAACCAAAAGAAAGAGTTCATTCTCCAAATGAAGCTGAAATAACAGCTATGATACAATTAGccaaagaaaatcaattattagag aaaaaaatgacaacTTTAATACGTAGCATTATTGAAGAAAAGGATGCTTGTGTCGAATTGCGTGTCCAAATAGCAATTCATCAACTAATGGCAAAAACTTGA